In one window of Ovis aries strain OAR_USU_Benz2616 breed Rambouillet chromosome 3, ARS-UI_Ramb_v3.0, whole genome shotgun sequence DNA:
- the ASXL2 gene encoding putative Polycomb group protein ASXL2 isoform X4: MFREELCGIPSQVSSRLSQPSSPHSGCPSPTIPAGKVISSSQKHSKKALKQALKQQQQKKQQQQQCRPSMSISSNQHLSLKTVKASSDPVPAKPAIWEGKQSDGQSSSPQNSNSSFSSSSVKVENHLLGLGKKSFQRSDRLHTRQMKRTKCAEIDVETPDSILVNTNLRALINKHTFSVLPGDCQQRLLLLLPEVDRQVGPDGLMKLNGSALNNEFFTSAAQGWKERLSEGEFTPEMQVRIRQEIEKEKKVEPWKEQFFESYYGQSSGLSLEDSKKLTASPNDPKVKKTPAEQPKSTLPSEASPVSVVPVIPQLESKEEVLQMPSPVRKEEHESQDKMQPHSTEPLLSPATNTNELSSIPPIKCPKDEALVEQKPVASAEQESEKENHLTTPSNYNKNESQEALVTSLSKPKSPGVETTVMKPTVEAGPQETTMKEPPSTLADHSPESLKRKSSLTQEEAPTSWEKRPRVTEHRQHQQPFQVSPQPFLSRGDRFQVRRVPPLKIPVSRISPMPFPTSQVSPRARFPISITSPNRTGARTLADIKAKAQLVKAQRAAAAAAAAAAAAASVGGTIPGPGPGGGQGPGEGGERRTARGGDPDSDRVSEPGKGPALELAGTGSRGGPRELLPAGPDTQPQSETRTAGQPQPHSGPGAQLQQTPSVPPTSAVGGACAGVPSPAHIHALPPALGKLSNEKLNPPRATGTVASLSQPQAPSNSRQEKAPPAPADPALITGASPVHFAAAGAVEPKAGSSKNAPNPPASAEIRASVSVDTTASPLTSLLTTATLEKLPVPQVSVTTAPTASAPSLSTLPAASSLKTPGTSSHMNGPISRPSSNIPANNPLVTQLLQGKDVPMEQILPKPLTKVEMKTVPLTTKEEKGVGALVGTSVTENSTREEVHERPSHPAAQHLGKTLQSKQLPQVPRPLQLFSGKDLRDSGIDTHQYQEGLSKATQDQILQTLSQRVRRQNILSFVQPSQFNFTHSGFPLEDISTSQRFMLGFAGRRTSKPAMAGHYLLNISTYGRGSESFRRTHSLNPEDRFCLSSPTEALKMGYTDCKNAAGDSSSGKEDDTDEESTGDEQESVLVKEEPQASQSSGKCDASSGPHSRETLSTSDCSAKKNVKAETPVPEQTPLSKENYLFTRGQTFDEKTLARDFIQAAQKQMAHAVRGKTMRSSPELFNSTSLPLPADSPTHQSLLLPPLQTPKLYGSPTQIGPSYRGMINVSTSSDMDHNSSVPGMPDCSQVSSNVGDVMSFSVTVTAIPASQAMNAGSHGQTIPVQAFPEESSIEDTPSKCYCRLKAMIMCKGCGAFCHDDCIGPSKLCVSCLVVR, translated from the exons ATGTTCAGAGAAGAGCTTTGTGGAATTCCAAGTCAAG TATCATCTAGGCTGTCACAGCCATCTTCTCCTCATTCGGGCTGCCCATCTCCTACCATTCCAGCAGGTAAAGTCATTTCTTCATCACAGAAGCACAGCAAGAAGGCACTAAAGCAG gcactaaaacagcaacaacagaagaaacagcagcagcagcaatgcaggcCAAGCATGTCCATCTCCTCCAACCAGCACCTGTCTCTGAAGACTGTCAAAGCATCCAGTGACCCTGTACCTGCCAAACCTG cAATATGGGAAGGAAAGCAATCTGACGGGCAGTCAAGCAGCCCTCAGAACTCAAACTctagcttttcttcttcttcgGTTAAAGTGGAAAATCATCTGCTGGGCCTGGGGAAGAAGTCATTCCAGAGGTCTGACAGGCTCCACACAA GGCAAATGAAGAGAACTAAATGTGCTGAGATTGATGTTGAGACGCCAGATTCCATTCTGGTTAATACAAACCTACGAGCGCTAATCAACAAACACACCTTTTCAGTCCTTCCTGGAGACTGCCAACAGCGACTGCTTTTACTGCTTCCAGAAGTGGATCGACAG GTTGGTCCAGATGGTCTGATGAAGTTAAATGGCTCAGCCCTTAATAATGAGTTCTTCACTTCAGCAGCCCAAGGCTGGAAGGAAAGACTTTCAGAAG GTGAGTTTACACCGGAGATGCAGGTGAGAATTCGACAAGAGattgagaaggagaaaaaagtagAGCCTTGGAAAGAACAATTCTTTGAAAGCTACTATGGTCAGAG TTCTGGCCTGAGTCTTGAAGATTCAAAGAAATTGACAGCTTCACCCAATGATCCCAAAGTAAAGAAAACCCCAGCTGAGCAACCAAAATCTACGCTTCCTTCAGAGGCCTCACCTGTCAGTGTAGTCCCAGTAATTCCCCAGCTAGAATCTAAAGAAGAAGTACTGCAGATGCCATCACCAGTCAGAAAAGAAGAGCATGAAAGCCAAGATAAGATGCAGCCACACTCCACAGAGCCCCTTCTTTCCCCGGCTACCAATACAAATGAGCTTAGCAGCATTCCTCCCATCAAGTGCCCGAAGGATGAGGCTCTTGTGGAGCAAAAGCCAGTTGCCTCTGCTGAACAGGAATCTGAGAAAGAGAATCATCTCACTACACCttcaaattataataaaaatgaaagccagGAAGCTTTAGTTACTTCCCTGAGCAAACCCAAGAGTCCTGGGGTAGAAACAACAGTAATGAAGCCCACAGTAGAAGCAGGTCCACAGGAGACAACTATGAAAGAGCCTCCATCAACTCTGGCTGATCACAGCCCAGAAAGCCTCAAGAGGAAATCTTCTCTCACCCAAGAAGAGGCCCCGACAAGCTGGGAGAAAAGGCCGCGTGTCACTGAGCATCGCCAGCACCAGCAGCCATTTCAGGTCTCCCCACAGCCCTTTCTCAGTAGAGGGGACAGGTTCCAGGTGCGGAGAGTACCACCCCTCAAG ATCCCGGTCTCCAGAATCTCTCCCATGCCGTTTCCTACATCGCAGGTCTCTCCCAGGGCTCGTTTTCCAATCTCCATCACTAGTCCTAACAGAACAGGAGCCAGAACCCTTGCAGACATCAAAGCAAAAGCCCAGCTTGTCAAAGCACAGAGGGCAGCTGCCGCCGCCGCAGCTGCAGCCGCTGCTGCCGCCTCAGTTGGAGGGACCATTCCAGGACCTGGCCCAGGCGGTGGACAGGGTCCAGGGGAGGGGGGTGAAAGGAGAACTGCTAGAGGAGGGGATCCTGACTCAGACAGAGTCAGTGAGCCTGGCAAGGGCCCCGCACTGGAACTGGCAGGAACTGGAAGCAGGGGAGGTCCGAGAGAGCTTTTACCCGCTGGGCCAGACACTCAGCCCCAGTCTGAGACCAGGACCGCAGGCCAGCCACAGCCTCATAGTGGCCCTGGAGCACAACTACAGCAAACCCCCTCAGTGCCTCCCACATCTGCCGTCGGTGGAGCATGTGCCGGTGTCCCCTCACCAGCCCACATTCATGCACTCCCGCCAGCTTTAGGAAAATTAAGTAATGAAAAACTAAATCCCCCCAGGGCAACAGGCACGGTGGCCTCTCTTAGTCAGCCCCAAGCGCCCAGTAACAGTAGGCAGGAGAAAGCACCTCCAGCTCCAGCAGATCCTGCTCTGATCACGGGTGCCTCGCCTGTTCATTTTGCAGCCGCTGGCGCAGTGGAGCCTAAAGCGGGTTCTAGTAAGAATGCCCCAAATCCTCCGGCCTCAGCAGAGATACGTGCTAGCGTTTCAGTGGATACAACTGCCTCCCCTTTAACATCTCTGTTAACAACAGCCACTTTAGAGAAGCTCCCTGTGCCCCAGGTCAGCGTAACCACAGCACCTACCGCATCAGCTCCATCCTTGAGCACTTTGCCGGCAGCTTCTAGCCTTAAAACTCCGGGAACTTCTTCACATATGAATGGACCCATTTCAAGGCCAAGCTCTAATATCCCTGCTAATAATCCTTTGGTAACTCAGCTGCTGCAGGGCAAAGATGTTCCCATGGAGCAAATTCTGCCTAAACCTCTCACCaaagttgaaatgaaaactgttcCACTCACTacaaaagaggagaagggggtaggaGCACTCGTAGGTACCAGCGTGACAGAGAACAGCACCAGAGAGGAAGTTCACGAGAGACCGTCCCATCCAGCTGCACAGCACCTGGGTAAAACTTTGCAAAGTAAGCAGCTCCCCCAGGTTCCAAGACCCCTGCAGCTCTTTTCAGGTAAGGATCTAAGGGACTCTGGCATTGACACACACCAGTACCAAGAAGGACTcagtaaggccacccaagatcagATTCTTCAGACTCTCAGCCAGAGGGTTCGGAGGCAGAACATTCTCTCATTTGTGCAGCCCTCGCAGTTCAACTTTACTCACTCAGGTTTCCCGTTAGAGGACATTTCCACAAGCCAGAGGTTCATGCTGGGTTTTGCTGGCAGAAGGACATCCAAGCCTGCGATGGCAGGTCACTACTTACTTAATATTTCCACCTATGGCCGGGGTTCAGAGAGCTTTAGGAGGACCCATTCTTTGAACCCCGAAGACCGATTTTGTCTGAGTAGCCCCACTGAGGCCTTGAAAATGGGATACACAGACTGTAAGAATGCAGCAGGAGATAGTAGCAGCGGGAAGGAAGATGATACTGACGAGGAAAGTACTGGTGATGAGCAAGAATCTGTCCTGGTGAAGGAGGAGCCACAGGCTTCTCAGAGTTCTGGCAAGTGTGATGCGAGTTCAGGACCCCACAGTAGAGAAACCCTGTCCACCAGTGACTGTTCAGCTAAAAAGAATGTGAAGGCAGAGACACCAGTGCCTGAGCAAACCCCTTTAAGTAAGGAGAATTACCTGTTCACTCGAGGCCAAACCTTTGACGAGAAGACCCTAGCCAGAGATTTTATTCAGGCAGCGCAGAAGCAGATGGCTCATGCAGTGAGAGGTAAGACCATGCGGAGCAGCCCAGAGCTTTTCAATTctacatctcttcctctgcctgcaGACAGTCCTACCCATCagtctctcctcctcccaccactGCAAACCCCAAAGCTGTACGGGAGCCCCACACAGATTGGGCCAAGCTACAGAGGCATGATCAACGTCTCCACCTCATCGGACATGGACCATAACTCCTCGGTCCCAGGGATGCCCGACTGTAGTCAGGTGTCTAGCAATGTTGGTGATGTCATGTCCTTTTCAGTGACTGTCACAGCCATCCCTGCCAGCCAGGCCATGAATGCAGGCAGCCATGGCCAGACCATTCCTGTTCAGGCCTTTCCTGAGGAGAGCAGCATAGAGGACACGCCTTCCAAGTGTTACTGCCGGTTGAAAGCCATGATCATGTGCAAGGGCTGTGGAGCCTTCTGCCACGACGACTGCATCGGCCCCTCCAaactctgtgtctcctgccttgttgTTCGGTAA
- the ASXL2 gene encoding putative Polycomb group protein ASXL2 isoform X1: MREKGRRKKGRTWAEAAKTVLEKYPNTPMSHKEILQVIQREGLKEISGTSPLACLNAMLHTNSRGEEGIFYKVPGRMGVYTLKKDVPDGVKELSEGSEESSDGQSDSQSSENSSSSSDGGSNKEGKKSRWKRKVSSRLSQPSSPHSGCPSPTIPAGKVISSSQKHSKKALKQALKQQQQKKQQQQQCRPSMSISSNQHLSLKTVKASSDPVPAKPAIWEGKQSDGQSSSPQNSNSSFSSSSVKVENHLLGLGKKSFQRSDRLHTRQMKRTKCAEIDVETPDSILVNTNLRALINKHTFSVLPGDCQQRLLLLLPEVDRQVGPDGLMKLNGSALNNEFFTSAAQGWKERLSEGEFTPEMQVRIRQEIEKEKKVEPWKEQFFESYYGQSSGLSLEDSKKLTASPNDPKVKKTPAEQPKSTLPSEASPVSVVPVIPQLESKEEVLQMPSPVRKEEHESQDKMQPHSTEPLLSPATNTNELSSIPPIKCPKDEALVEQKPVASAEQESEKENHLTTPSNYNKNESQEALVTSLSKPKSPGVETTVMKPTVEAGPQETTMKEPPSTLADHSPESLKRKSSLTQEEAPTSWEKRPRVTEHRQHQQPFQVSPQPFLSRGDRFQVRRVPPLKIPVSRISPMPFPTSQVSPRARFPISITSPNRTGARTLADIKAKAQLVKAQRAAAAAAAAAAAAASVGGTIPGPGPGGGQGPGEGGERRTARGGDPDSDRVSEPGKGPALELAGTGSRGGPRELLPAGPDTQPQSETRTAGQPQPHSGPGAQLQQTPSVPPTSAVGGACAGVPSPAHIHALPPALGKLSNEKLNPPRATGTVASLSQPQAPSNSRQEKAPPAPADPALITGASPVHFAAAGAVEPKAGSSKNAPNPPASAEIRASVSVDTTASPLTSLLTTATLEKLPVPQVSVTTAPTASAPSLSTLPAASSLKTPGTSSHMNGPISRPSSNIPANNPLVTQLLQGKDVPMEQILPKPLTKVEMKTVPLTTKEEKGVGALVGTSVTENSTREEVHERPSHPAAQHLGKTLQSKQLPQVPRPLQLFSGKDLRDSGIDTHQYQEGLSKATQDQILQTLSQRVRRQNILSFVQPSQFNFTHSGFPLEDISTSQRFMLGFAGRRTSKPAMAGHYLLNISTYGRGSESFRRTHSLNPEDRFCLSSPTEALKMGYTDCKNAAGDSSSGKEDDTDEESTGDEQESVLVKEEPQASQSSGKCDASSGPHSRETLSTSDCSAKKNVKAETPVPEQTPLSKENYLFTRGQTFDEKTLARDFIQAAQKQMAHAVRGKTMRSSPELFNSTSLPLPADSPTHQSLLLPPLQTPKLYGSPTQIGPSYRGMINVSTSSDMDHNSSVPGMPDCSQVSSNVGDVMSFSVTVTAIPASQAMNAGSHGQTIPVQAFPEESSIEDTPSKCYCRLKAMIMCKGCGAFCHDDCIGPSKLCVSCLVVR, encoded by the exons TGGAACTTCCCCTCTTGCGTGCCTGAATGCCATGCTGCACACAAACTCCCGAGGTGAAGAAGGCATCTTCTATAAGGTTCCAGGTAGAATGGGAGTATATACTTTGAAG AAAGATGTGCCGGATGGGGTGAAAGAGCTTTCAGAAGGTTCAGAAGAAAGCAGTGATGGTCAGTCAGATTCCCAGAGTTCtgagaacagcagcagcagcagtgatggtgGCAGCaacaaggagggaaaaaagagcAGGTGGAAAAGGAAAG TATCATCTAGGCTGTCACAGCCATCTTCTCCTCATTCGGGCTGCCCATCTCCTACCATTCCAGCAGGTAAAGTCATTTCTTCATCACAGAAGCACAGCAAGAAGGCACTAAAGCAG gcactaaaacagcaacaacagaagaaacagcagcagcagcaatgcaggcCAAGCATGTCCATCTCCTCCAACCAGCACCTGTCTCTGAAGACTGTCAAAGCATCCAGTGACCCTGTACCTGCCAAACCTG cAATATGGGAAGGAAAGCAATCTGACGGGCAGTCAAGCAGCCCTCAGAACTCAAACTctagcttttcttcttcttcgGTTAAAGTGGAAAATCATCTGCTGGGCCTGGGGAAGAAGTCATTCCAGAGGTCTGACAGGCTCCACACAA GGCAAATGAAGAGAACTAAATGTGCTGAGATTGATGTTGAGACGCCAGATTCCATTCTGGTTAATACAAACCTACGAGCGCTAATCAACAAACACACCTTTTCAGTCCTTCCTGGAGACTGCCAACAGCGACTGCTTTTACTGCTTCCAGAAGTGGATCGACAG GTTGGTCCAGATGGTCTGATGAAGTTAAATGGCTCAGCCCTTAATAATGAGTTCTTCACTTCAGCAGCCCAAGGCTGGAAGGAAAGACTTTCAGAAG GTGAGTTTACACCGGAGATGCAGGTGAGAATTCGACAAGAGattgagaaggagaaaaaagtagAGCCTTGGAAAGAACAATTCTTTGAAAGCTACTATGGTCAGAG TTCTGGCCTGAGTCTTGAAGATTCAAAGAAATTGACAGCTTCACCCAATGATCCCAAAGTAAAGAAAACCCCAGCTGAGCAACCAAAATCTACGCTTCCTTCAGAGGCCTCACCTGTCAGTGTAGTCCCAGTAATTCCCCAGCTAGAATCTAAAGAAGAAGTACTGCAGATGCCATCACCAGTCAGAAAAGAAGAGCATGAAAGCCAAGATAAGATGCAGCCACACTCCACAGAGCCCCTTCTTTCCCCGGCTACCAATACAAATGAGCTTAGCAGCATTCCTCCCATCAAGTGCCCGAAGGATGAGGCTCTTGTGGAGCAAAAGCCAGTTGCCTCTGCTGAACAGGAATCTGAGAAAGAGAATCATCTCACTACACCttcaaattataataaaaatgaaagccagGAAGCTTTAGTTACTTCCCTGAGCAAACCCAAGAGTCCTGGGGTAGAAACAACAGTAATGAAGCCCACAGTAGAAGCAGGTCCACAGGAGACAACTATGAAAGAGCCTCCATCAACTCTGGCTGATCACAGCCCAGAAAGCCTCAAGAGGAAATCTTCTCTCACCCAAGAAGAGGCCCCGACAAGCTGGGAGAAAAGGCCGCGTGTCACTGAGCATCGCCAGCACCAGCAGCCATTTCAGGTCTCCCCACAGCCCTTTCTCAGTAGAGGGGACAGGTTCCAGGTGCGGAGAGTACCACCCCTCAAG ATCCCGGTCTCCAGAATCTCTCCCATGCCGTTTCCTACATCGCAGGTCTCTCCCAGGGCTCGTTTTCCAATCTCCATCACTAGTCCTAACAGAACAGGAGCCAGAACCCTTGCAGACATCAAAGCAAAAGCCCAGCTTGTCAAAGCACAGAGGGCAGCTGCCGCCGCCGCAGCTGCAGCCGCTGCTGCCGCCTCAGTTGGAGGGACCATTCCAGGACCTGGCCCAGGCGGTGGACAGGGTCCAGGGGAGGGGGGTGAAAGGAGAACTGCTAGAGGAGGGGATCCTGACTCAGACAGAGTCAGTGAGCCTGGCAAGGGCCCCGCACTGGAACTGGCAGGAACTGGAAGCAGGGGAGGTCCGAGAGAGCTTTTACCCGCTGGGCCAGACACTCAGCCCCAGTCTGAGACCAGGACCGCAGGCCAGCCACAGCCTCATAGTGGCCCTGGAGCACAACTACAGCAAACCCCCTCAGTGCCTCCCACATCTGCCGTCGGTGGAGCATGTGCCGGTGTCCCCTCACCAGCCCACATTCATGCACTCCCGCCAGCTTTAGGAAAATTAAGTAATGAAAAACTAAATCCCCCCAGGGCAACAGGCACGGTGGCCTCTCTTAGTCAGCCCCAAGCGCCCAGTAACAGTAGGCAGGAGAAAGCACCTCCAGCTCCAGCAGATCCTGCTCTGATCACGGGTGCCTCGCCTGTTCATTTTGCAGCCGCTGGCGCAGTGGAGCCTAAAGCGGGTTCTAGTAAGAATGCCCCAAATCCTCCGGCCTCAGCAGAGATACGTGCTAGCGTTTCAGTGGATACAACTGCCTCCCCTTTAACATCTCTGTTAACAACAGCCACTTTAGAGAAGCTCCCTGTGCCCCAGGTCAGCGTAACCACAGCACCTACCGCATCAGCTCCATCCTTGAGCACTTTGCCGGCAGCTTCTAGCCTTAAAACTCCGGGAACTTCTTCACATATGAATGGACCCATTTCAAGGCCAAGCTCTAATATCCCTGCTAATAATCCTTTGGTAACTCAGCTGCTGCAGGGCAAAGATGTTCCCATGGAGCAAATTCTGCCTAAACCTCTCACCaaagttgaaatgaaaactgttcCACTCACTacaaaagaggagaagggggtaggaGCACTCGTAGGTACCAGCGTGACAGAGAACAGCACCAGAGAGGAAGTTCACGAGAGACCGTCCCATCCAGCTGCACAGCACCTGGGTAAAACTTTGCAAAGTAAGCAGCTCCCCCAGGTTCCAAGACCCCTGCAGCTCTTTTCAGGTAAGGATCTAAGGGACTCTGGCATTGACACACACCAGTACCAAGAAGGACTcagtaaggccacccaagatcagATTCTTCAGACTCTCAGCCAGAGGGTTCGGAGGCAGAACATTCTCTCATTTGTGCAGCCCTCGCAGTTCAACTTTACTCACTCAGGTTTCCCGTTAGAGGACATTTCCACAAGCCAGAGGTTCATGCTGGGTTTTGCTGGCAGAAGGACATCCAAGCCTGCGATGGCAGGTCACTACTTACTTAATATTTCCACCTATGGCCGGGGTTCAGAGAGCTTTAGGAGGACCCATTCTTTGAACCCCGAAGACCGATTTTGTCTGAGTAGCCCCACTGAGGCCTTGAAAATGGGATACACAGACTGTAAGAATGCAGCAGGAGATAGTAGCAGCGGGAAGGAAGATGATACTGACGAGGAAAGTACTGGTGATGAGCAAGAATCTGTCCTGGTGAAGGAGGAGCCACAGGCTTCTCAGAGTTCTGGCAAGTGTGATGCGAGTTCAGGACCCCACAGTAGAGAAACCCTGTCCACCAGTGACTGTTCAGCTAAAAAGAATGTGAAGGCAGAGACACCAGTGCCTGAGCAAACCCCTTTAAGTAAGGAGAATTACCTGTTCACTCGAGGCCAAACCTTTGACGAGAAGACCCTAGCCAGAGATTTTATTCAGGCAGCGCAGAAGCAGATGGCTCATGCAGTGAGAGGTAAGACCATGCGGAGCAGCCCAGAGCTTTTCAATTctacatctcttcctctgcctgcaGACAGTCCTACCCATCagtctctcctcctcccaccactGCAAACCCCAAAGCTGTACGGGAGCCCCACACAGATTGGGCCAAGCTACAGAGGCATGATCAACGTCTCCACCTCATCGGACATGGACCATAACTCCTCGGTCCCAGGGATGCCCGACTGTAGTCAGGTGTCTAGCAATGTTGGTGATGTCATGTCCTTTTCAGTGACTGTCACAGCCATCCCTGCCAGCCAGGCCATGAATGCAGGCAGCCATGGCCAGACCATTCCTGTTCAGGCCTTTCCTGAGGAGAGCAGCATAGAGGACACGCCTTCCAAGTGTTACTGCCGGTTGAAAGCCATGATCATGTGCAAGGGCTGTGGAGCCTTCTGCCACGACGACTGCATCGGCCCCTCCAaactctgtgtctcctgccttgttgTTCGGTAA